In a genomic window of Pseudoliparis swirei isolate HS2019 ecotype Mariana Trench chromosome 20, NWPU_hadal_v1, whole genome shotgun sequence:
- the LOC130210758 gene encoding uncharacterized protein LOC130210758, translated as MEARFGSEVASIVEVAIQATVSVFRDAWTKEATTAQWEEATFGEVQEIEKCLVVQIHKVFTEFSSELFEENEALRAKVEQLEDVLHKKAGQLEQELEARVGQLGREMEQLEKELRSIGDGGTKAQGGDPTHVLMPDCSLIGAPALSVSDPPAAAKESASDPATSECPEAGPTAGSVTVPKPESAPVAFVNGDITAPTVPQEHPVSECKQAASPGSAPRGAASPDSSSGVDSAQEKISVEETPSGRPKRTRRATFKMEDVSTDDIAEEKQIKVAGVQGRRVRRKDSQTAKRFPCEHCSVTFHWKGDLKKHVKVHKKPFPCDKCGRSFLEKRSLENHLSRHEASKAPLPFPCTLCKRSFRKEESLQNHLMRHRRSKPPKPFTCDQCGKTFRVERSLENHLLRHEKWKQKFQCHLCDKSCRTSVQLRCHMAVHSEERPFGCATCGKEFKSKDTLRFHQIVHSSSKKYKCSMCEETFKYAHSLTVHKRKHTGITPFTCAVCKRSYRTGTALKRHSAVHTGEKPFTCHICGARFSLNNNLKRHLRIHTGEKPFTCPECGKSFSDNAKLKCHMLIHGARKPFMCDLCGKTFLFNCRLLIHQKYVHADRSADGTQRFFQARKRNKPPLKPFSCKVCLQGFSAAGSLRLHERGHSEHKEFNCGICGKSFHNKYSFGYHQRSHAGEKRFVCDVCGKRFFHAGSLKQHERIHTGEKPYKCDQCGKAFRTDGNFYRHMRIHTGEKHFECLYCHRKFHQSNQLKSHMQIHTGEKLYSCQHCSRGFSDTRQLKKHSCDGHLLALKVKMSENLVFYSETKSIIEIAIKTAVDIGNSKEEDVTTEPNMRRKTDFDSIAEMLAREATRKVSAIFSQLSSTLRNENKSLKAEAGRLESELKVTTENLENARTWRESVLSGCPVLLERTGLIYRLKPFGTLKRKAGALAEEITETPPAAGMQSGHVADVEEATEELNSEAQSLAASRRESAEDYTPTNIMAESKNADSPKAAAPVERKGKSFTCEVCNKSFKRRLHLTKHANTHREQRPFACDQCPRKLRTAATLEHHLLRHEERKYAAFECRLCEKTFKTKMYLKTHQLVHTDARSFACPACGKAFKTKHALGAHRVVHTAEKPHKCAECGESFRYAFTLQCHQSVHTGEHPHKCAVCGKAFIRRRSLRTHQSVHRGKMFTCETCGAGFTLQHNLKRHLRIHTGEKPFRCDVCGKSFVQNKLKAHMLLHGAAKSFMCDLCGKTFLYNCQLQRHQKVTHDERRGQVVRKRSLGNRRVIYRRDKTTVDMTPFSCRTCRKWFDTAGSLRRHELIHTGRRQYSCQTCGKSFFYKATYDYHRRVHSGERPHGCGVCGKRFIIRQALKSHELQHSGEKPHTCEHCGKAFRIYTNYLRHLRVHTGEKPYECEVCGVRFRQLGHVKFHMQVHTGERPYSCGSCGLGFSDSRLLKRHNCNYIAETTPTSGHVDIGRMSDLGMQVGSILEIMVSTTVTEIAKVIGGSAPTQSDVSQRTTENTPGSSEKVTQLSVFLTSLAREAVEKICQLFLECSSLLQLEVTQGVAEIEELRRRLEETELKVVLEGSGGQELAEEQTNELTEENGGEKECEGAPANGRGAGETVQSQRSGRKSRRAVACGDAGVKRSPIVHLWKGRTYEDCVHPVIIKEEGLEALADQMSSDSGPHRDHPDQDDDDDPDYQFEPEDAYGGDPGFITRPKRVAKPLKPHRERVKREGQGQGQGQVQQPLSCKHCRKTFTKLLQLKAHQAVHGANAEKPFHCSQCGRGFSFQRSLNAHELLHTGERPHTCDVCGKGFTLKQLLRNHQRLHAEVRPFRCEQCGKSFYRAHGLKMHQMVHTGERAYNCQYCSKSFTIQGNLQRHLRIHTGEKPFRCETCGKSFNQADTLKGHQRIHTGERPFNCETCGKCFIQKSALKMHQKMHSGQRKSLACVACGAAVACVDSLRKHLLTHAAAIPCTCVLCGRRLGSIADLRSHQQHHTVERPHSCGLCGKSFKSSSYLKIHLKTHSGEKPFACDICGRMFTQHSSLKSHQVVHTGEKPFSCDTCGKCFSNTGNLNRHQRIHTGEKPFSCDTCGRSFNQGNSLKAHQQIHTGEKQFMCDKCGKSFSYLRNLKDHKCFYV; from the exons ATGGAGGCGAGATTTGGCAGCGAAGTGGCGTCGATCGTGGAAGTCGCCATCCAGGCGACCGTGTCCGTTTTCCGGGACGCCTGGACGAAAGAGGCGACAACCGCGCAGTGGGAGGAGGCGACGTTCGGCGAAGTCCAGGAGATAGAGAAGTGCCTGGTGGTCCAGATCCACAAGGTGTTCACAGAGTTCTCCTCGGAGCTGTTCGAGGAGAACGAGGCTCTGCGGGCCAAagtggagcagctggaggacgtgCTGCATAAGAAAGCCGGGCAGCTGGAGCAGGAGCTGGAGGCCAGAGTGGGTCAGCTCGGCAGGGAAatggagcagctggagaaggagCTGAGGAGCATCGGGGACGGCGGCACCAaggcgcagggaggcgacccGACTCACGTCCTGATGCCGGACTGCTCGCTGATAG GAGCCCCGGCGTTGTCCGTCTCCGACCCTCCGGCTGCTGCGAAGGAATCTGCGTCAGACCCGGCGACGTCGGAGTGCCCTGAAGCCGGTCCCACCGCTGGATCGGTGACTGTCCCCAAACCAGAATCAGCCCCGGTGGCATTTGTCAACGGTGACATCACCGCTCCCACGGTGCCGCAGGAACACCCCGTCTCTGAATGCAAGCAAGCGGCCTCGCCGGGGTCTGCGCCTCGGGGTGCTGCCAGCCCGGACTCGAGCAGTGGCGTTGACTCGGCACAAGAAAAG ATATCTGTAGAAGAGACGCCTTCAGGGAGAccgaagaggaccaggagagcaACCTTTAAAATGGAAGACG TTTCAACTGACGACATCGCGGAAGAGAAACAAATCAAGGTGGCCGgagtgcaggggaggagggttCGCCGAAAAGACTCTCAGACGGCGAAGCGGTTCCCCTGCGAGCATTGCAGCGTCACGTTCCACTGGAAGGGCGACCTGAAGAAACACGTGAAGGTCCACAAGAAGCCTTTCCCTTGCGATAAGTGTGGCAGGAGTTTCCTGGAAAAGAGGTCTCTGGAAAATCACCTCTCGCGCCACGAGGCGAGCAAAGCCCCGTTGCCCTTCCCCTGCACCCTTTGCAAGAGGTCGTTCCGGAAGGAGGAGTCTCTTCAGAATCACCTCATGCGCCACCGGCGGTCCAAGCCGCCGAAGCCGTTCACCTGCGACCAGTGCGGGAAGACCTTCCGGGTCGAGCGGTCTTTGGAAAACCACCTGCTGCGCCACGAGAAGTGGAAGCAGAAGTTCCAGTGTCACCTCTGTGACAAGAGCTGCCGGACGTCGGTGCAGCTGCGGTGCCACATGGCCGTGCACTCGGAGGAGCGGCCGTTCGGCTGCGCCACCTGCGGCAAGGAGTTCAAGAGCAAGGACACGCTCCGCTTCCACCAGATCGTCCACTCCAGCTCCAAGAAGTATAAGTGCAGCATGTGCGAGGAGACCTTCAAGTACGCCCACTCGCTGACCGTGCACAAGCGGAAGCACACGGGCATCACGCCGTTCACGTGCGCCGTGTGCAAGCGGTCGTACCGCACCGGCACGGCCCTGAAGAGGCACAGCGCGGTGCACACGGGGGAGAAGCCGTTCACCTGCCACATCTGCGGCGCCCGGTTCAGCCTGAACAACAACCTCAAGCGGCACCTCCGCATCCACACGGGGGAGAAGCCGTTCACCTGCCCGGAGTGCGGCAAGAGTTTCTCGGACAACGCCAAGCTGAAGTGCCACATGCTCATCCACGGCGCCAGGAAGCCGTTCATGTGCGACCTGTGCGggaagaccttcctcttcaACTGCAGACTGCTGATCCACCAGAAGTACGTGCACGCGGACCGGAGCGCCGACGGCACGCAGCGCTTCTTCCAGGCCCGGAAGCGGAACAAGCCGCCGCTGAAGCCGTTCAGCTGCAAAGTCTGCCTGCAGGGCTTCAGCGCCGCGGGCTCCCTCCGGCTGCACGAGCGAGGCCACAGCGAGCACAAGGAGTTCAACTGCGGCATCTGCGGGAAGTCGTTCCACAACAAGTACTCCTTCGGCTACCACCAGAGGAGCCACGCGGGGGAGAAGCGCTTCGTCTGCGACGTGTGCGGCAAGCGATTCTTCCACGCCGGCAGCCTGAAGCAGCACGAGCGCATCCACACGGGCGAGAAGCCGTACAAGTGCGACCAGTGCGGCAAGGCCTTCCGAACAGACGGGAACTTCTACAGGCACATGCGGATCCACACGGGCGAGAAGCATTTTGAGTGCCTGTACTGCCACCGGAAGTTCCACCAGTCGAACCAGCTCAAGTCTCACATGCAGATCCACACGGGAGAGAAGCTGTACTCGTGCCAGCATTGCTCCCGGGGTTTCTCGGATACGAGGCAGCTGAAGAAGCACAGCTGCGACGGGCA CCTGTTAGCTTTGAAGgtaaaaatgtcagaaaactTAGTGTTTTATTCAGAAACTAAATCCATCATTGAGATAGCCATTAAGACTGCTGTTGATATCGGAAATTCCAAAGAAGAAGATGTAACTACGGAGCCCAACATGAGACGTAAG ACAGATTTTGACAGCATCGCGGAAATGTTGGCGCGGGAGGCGACGAGAAAGGTCAGCGCCATTTTCTCCCAGCTGTCCTCGACACTGCGCAACGAAAACAAGAGCCTGAAGGCCGAAGCGGGCCGGCTGGAGAGCGAGCTGAAGGTCACGACGGAAAACTTGGAGAATGCCCGAACGTGGAGGGAGAGCGTCCTGAGCGGCTGCCCCGTCCTGTTGGAGCGGACCGGGTTGATCTACAGGTTGAAGCCCTTCGGGACGTTGAAAAGAAAGGCCGGTGCGTTGGCGGAGGAAATCACAGAAACGCCGCCCGCTGCCGGGATGCAGAGTGGACACGTTGCTG ATGTTGAAGAGGCAACGGAGGAGTTGAATTCTGAAGCCCAGTCCTTAGCGGCCAGTCGACGAG AAAGTGCAGAGGATTACACCCCGACAAACATCATGGCAGAATCCAAAAACGCGGACAGCCCGAAGGCCGCGGCGCCAGTCGAGCGCAAAGGGAAGTCCTTTACATGCGAAGTCTGCAACAAGAGCTTCAAGCGGCGGCTTCACCTGACGAAGCACGCCAACACCCACAGAGAGCAGCGGCCGTTCGCCTGCGACCAGTGCCCCAGGAAGCTCCGGACTGCGGCGACCCTGGAGCACCACCTGCTGCGGCACGAGGAGCGGAAGTACGCCGCCTTCGAGTGCCGGCTCTGCGAGAAGACGTTCAAGACCAAAATGTACCTGAAGACCCACCAGCTCGTCCACACGGACGCGAGGTCCTTCGCGTGCCCCGCCTGCGGCAAGGCCTTCAAGACCAAGCACGCGCTGGGGGCCCACCGGGTCGTGCACACCGCGGAAAAGCCGCACAAGTGCGCCGAGTGCGGGGAGAGCTTCCGGTACGCGTTCACGCTGCAGTGCCACCAGAGCGTCCACACGGGGGAGCACCCGCACAAGTGCGCGGTGTGCGGCAAAGCGTTCATCCGGAGGAGGTCGCTGCGGACGCACCAGTCCGTCCACAGGGGGAAGATGTTCACGTGCGAGACGTGCGGCGCCGGCTTCACCCTGCAGCACAACCTGAAGAGGCACCTTCGCATCCACACGGGCGAGAAGCCCTTCCGGTGCGACGTGTGCGGGAAGAGCTTCGTCCAGAACAAGCTGAAGGCGCACATGCTGCTCCACGGCGCCGCCAAGTCCTTCATGTGCGACCTGTGCGGCAAGACGTTCCTCTACAACTGCCAGCTGCAGCGGCACCAGAAAGTGACCCACGACGAGAGGCGCGGGCAGGTCGTCCGAAAGCGGAGCCTGGGCAACCGGCGAGTCATCTACCGGCGGGACAAGACCACGGTGGACATGACGCCGTTCAGCTGCCGGACCTGCCGCAAGTGGTTCGACACGGCGGGCTCGCTGAGGAGACACGAGCTCATCCACACGGGGCGGAGGCAGTACAGCTGCCAGACGTGCGGGAAGTCTTTCTTCTACAAAGCCACGTACGACTACCATCGACGGGTCCACTCCGGGGAGCGGCCGCACGGCTGCGGCGTGTGTGGGAAGAGGTTCATCATCCGCCAGGCGCTCAAGTCGCACGAGCTGCAGCACTCCGGGGAGAAGCCGCACACATGCGAGCACTGCGGCAAGGCCTTCCGGATCTACACAAACTACCTCCGGCACTTGCGGGTCCACACGGGGGAGAAGCCCTACGAGTGCGAGGTCTGCGGCGTGAGGTTCAGGCAGCTCGGACACGTCAAGTTCCACATGCAGGTCCACACGGGGGAGCGGCCGTACTCCTGCGGCAGCTGTGGACTTGGATTTTCAGACTCGAGGCTGCTCAAGAGACACAACTGC AATTATATTGCTGAAACTACACCTACAAGCGGACACGTTGACATTGGCAGAATGTCGGACCTGGGGATGCAGGTGGGCTCCATTTTGGAGATAATGGTGAGTACGACGGTGACAGAAATAGCCAAAGTTATCGGCGGCTCCGCTCCAACGCAGTCAGACGTGTCGCAACGCACGACCGAAAACACTCCAGGGTCCTCGGAGAAG GTGACCCAGCTCAGCGTCTTCCTGACGTCTCTGGCTCGTGAAGCTGTGGAGAAGATCTGCCAGCTGTTCCTCGAGTGTTCCTCTCTGCTGCAGTTAGAA GTTACGCAGGGTGTCGCAGAGAtcgaggagctgaggaggagactGGAGGAGACGGAGCTGAAGGTCGTGCTGGAGGGCAGCGGGGGCCAGGAGCTGGCGGAGGAGCAGACAAACGAGCTGACGGAGGAAAACGGCGGAGAGAAGGAGTGTGAAGGGGCTCCGGCCAACGgacgaggagcaggagagacTGTCCAGAGTCAGCGATCGGGGAGGAAGAGTCGGAGAG CTGTGGCTTGTGGTGATGCCGGAGTGAAGAGATCGCCGATAGTTCACCTGTGGAAAGGCAGAACCTATGAG GACTGTGTCCACCCTGTGATAATAAAGGAGGAAGGACTGGAGGCGTTGGCTGACCAGATGTCCTCTGATTCCGGTCCGCACAGAGACCATCCCGACCAGGATGACGATGACGACCCGGACTACCAG tTTGAGCCAGAAGATGCGTATGGCGGTGATCCAGGATTCATCACTAGACCTAAACGCGTTGCAAAGCCCCTAAAGCCCCACCGGGAACGAGTGAAGAgggagggtcagggtcagggtcagggtcaggtccAACAGCCTCTGAGCTGCAAACACTGCCGGAAAACCTTCACCAAGCTGCTGCAGCTTAAGGCCCACCAGGCCGTCCACGGGGCCAACGCCGAGAAGCCCTTCCACTGCTCTCAGTGCGGCAGAGGCTTCTCGTTCCAGCGAAGCCTCAATGCGCACGAGCTGCTTCACACGG GGGAGAGACCACACACCTGCGATGTTTGTGGGAAGGGTTTCACCctgaagcagctgctgaggAACCACCAGCGCCTCCACGCCGAGGTCCGCCCGTTTCGCTGCGAGCAGTGCGGCAAGAGCTTCTACCGAGCCCACGGGCTGAAGATGCACCAGATGGTCCACACGGGGGAACGGGCCTACAACTGCCAGTACTGCAGCAAAAGCTTCACGATCCAGGGCAACCTGCAGCGCCACCTGCGCATCCACACGGGCGAGAAGCCGTTCCGGTGCGAGACGTGCGGGAAGAGCTTCAACCAGGCCGACACCCTGAAGGGCCACCAGCGGATCCACACCGGCGAGCGTCCCTTCAACTGCGAGACGTGCGGCAAGTGCTTCATCCAGAAGAGCGCCCTGAAGATGCACCAGAAGATGCACTCGGGCCAACGCAAATCGCTGGCGTGCGTGGCGTGCGGCGCCGCGGTGGCCTGCGTGGACTCGCTCCGCAAGCACCTGCTGACGCACGCGGCCGCCATCCCGTGCACGTGCGTGCTCTGCGGCCGGCGGCTCGGCTCCATCGCGGACCTGCGCTCGCACCAGCAGCACCACACGGTGGAGCGGCCGCACAGCTGCGGACTCTGCGGGAAGAGCTTCAAGTCGTCCAGCTACCTGAAGATCCACCTGAAGACGCACAGCGGGGAGAAGCCCTTCGCCTGCGACATCTGCGGCCGCATGTTCACGCAGCACAGCAGCCTCAAATCACATCAG GTTGTCCACACCGGggagaaaccgttcagctgcgACACGTGCGGGAAGTGTTTCAGCAACACGGGGAACCTGAACCGACACCAGCGCATCCACACGGGGGAGAAGCCGTTCAGCTGCGACACGTGCGGCCGCAGCTTCAACCAGGGCAACAGCCTGAAGGCCCACCAGCAGATCCACACCGGCGAGAAGCAGTTCATGTGCGACAAGTGCGGGAAGAGCTTCTCCTACCTGAGGAACCTGAAGGACCACAAGTGTTTCTACGTCTGA
- the si:dkey-182i3.11 gene encoding insulin-like growth factor-binding protein complex acid labile subunit produces MTKLSKLFLRNNDLRSLHPGQFLNCPVLTLLDLSGNQIEYLPILFLRGLANLKTLYLNFNQIQMLQVGELEGAFTLTELHLSHNNMAKIEEGVFKNSTALEKLILSRNRFTSVGGATLKGATGLQHLDLSGNMLAAVPSEALRDVDRLRYLHLQSNSLTELPEDCFSSLDLLVHLDLSHNKLTTLSEGSLRGLTMLSELDFSSNLIDSLPSQVFKDLINLKVLDLFRNRLTSLPSNVLNNLNNLQELQLDSNQISAIPLGVFDSLSRLYELQLSNNRILELHPALFNKLKSLQNLYLESNALRHLPKGLFHKLRALRELHFDDNCIRSLHRSVFHGLGKLFSLKLSRNHLVSLQPDQFRDLIGLKELRLDGNRIANLQPTGLFRNLTILSTLDLDNNRISELSPDDLVGLTRLKELKLSFNQPRGIPSDSFYHLHSLRKLLLKNNRLTSLNLRLFAGLSKLTELNLDGNKLGHLQPDVFRGLANLQKLSLKCNELRAVGNGTLEPLRNLSYVYLSGNLWDCTCAHILYISEWVHAHRDKLGDQPVCISSSSSPKDRPLSEAAQFPGLSHHRCIANAASGSAPSFPVEMLNLLTIPLIAAGPLWHPL; encoded by the coding sequence ATGACGAAGCTGTCTAAGCTCTTCCTACGCAACAATGACCTGAGGTCTCTACACCCTGGTCAGTTCTTAAACTGCCCTGTCCTCACTTTGCTGGACCTGAGTGGGAACCAGATTGAATATCTACCAATTTTATTCCTCCGTGGATTAGCTAATCTGAAGACGCTGTATTTGAACTTCAACCAGATTCAAATGTTACAGGTTGGTGAATTGGAGGGGGCCTTCACCCTGACTGAACTCCATCTGAGCCATAACAACATGGCAAAGATAGAAGAAGGTGTGTTCAAGAACTCCACTGCGTTGGAGAAACTCATTCTATCCAGAAACAGATTCACAAGTGTGGGCGGTGCCACCTTAAAAGGAGCGACCGGTCTCCAGCATCTTGACCTGAGTGGCAACATGCTGGCCGCTGTTCCATCTGAGGCATTGAGGGACGTGGACCGGCTCAGGTATCTGCATCTACAGTCAAACAGCCTCACCGAACTTCCAGAGGATTGCTTCTCCTCACTGGACCTACTGGTTCATCTGGACTTGAGCCACAACAAGCTGACCACTCTGTCTGAGGGGTCACTGAGAGGCCTGACCATGCTGAGCGAGCTGGACTtcagctccaacctcattgaTTCTCTCCCCTCACAAGTCTTCAAGGACCTGATAAACCTCAAGGTACTCGATTTGTTCAGGAACAGACTGACATCTCTTCCTTCCAACGTATTGAACAACTTGAACAACCTGCAAGAACTACAGCTGGACAGCAATCAGATCTCCGCCATACCACTCGGGGTATTCGATTCGCTGTCCAGACTCTACGAGCTCCAGCTTTCCAACAACCGGATCCTGGAGCTCCACCCTGCTCTGTTCAACAAGCTCAAGTCCCTGCAGAACCTGTACTTGGAGAGCAATGCTCTGAGGCACCTTCCCAAAGGCCTTTTCCACAAGCTGAGGGCCCTCAGGGAGCTTCACTTCGACGACAACTGCATCAGGTCTCTACATCGCTCGGTCTTCCACGGTTTGGGGAAACTATTTTCACTGAAGCTCTCTCGCaaccatctcgtctctctacaGCCGGACCAGTTCAGAGACCTCATCGGTTTGAAAGAGCTCAGACTCGATGGAAACCGGATAGCCAACCTTCAGCCTACAGGCCTGTTCAGGAATCTAACAATTCTTAGCACACTGGATCTGGACAATAACCGGATCTCAGAGCTGTCTCCCGATGACCTCGTAGGGCTGACGCGCCTCAAAGAGCTCAAGCTGAGCTTCAATCAGCCGCGCGGCATCCCCTCCGACAGCTTCTATCACCTCCACTCCCTCCGCAAGCTCCTGCTAAAGAACAACAGGCTGACGAGTTTAAACCTGCGGCTCTTTGCCGGACTCTCAAAGCTCACAGAACTCAACTTGGACGGGAACAAGCTGGGTCACCTCCAGCCGGATGTGTTTCGAGGACTCGCAAACCTGCAGAAATTGAGTTTGAAGTGCAACGAGCTGAGAGCAGTGGGGAATGGGACTTTGGAGCCTTTGAGAAATCTTAGCTACGTCTATCTGTCGGGGAACTTGTGGGACTGCACCTGTGCACACATCTTGTACATCAGCGAATGGGTCCACGCGCACAGGGACAAGCTCGGGGACCAGCCCGTCtgcatctcctcttcttcctcgccCAAGGACAGACCCCTTTCTGAGGCAGCTCAGTTTCCCGGGCTGTCACACCATCGTTGCATCGCAAATGCTGCAAGCGGCTCGGCGCCTTCATTTCCTGTCGAAATGCTGAATCTGCTCACGATTCCTCTCATAGCCGCCGGCCCGCTGTGGCATCCGTTGTAG